One window of the Bombyx mori chromosome 20, ASM3026992v2 genome contains the following:
- the LOC101742880 gene encoding uncharacterized protein LOC101742880 isoform X1, protein METTRNLKQQHGSTIEKMLSASPVCPLKPNLVVYTTRLDDMIVFSNDTSKTTIVDALQKIEQESKPTLPKKPKMQVFRNNRLASYLHLKKKIITLNKNKHAVKRFKERNITDEIHAESVALGNSVGDFTQNNTILKSTTFKTSENNRRLPTSEDKRIDPVVWPVTTKVDYENTSNLCMVKKRFETDLYILDDDGNIIRHEKKKSQKMNMQEINLVVNYCCWFNREQIVAHLSKRLKPTTLRRIKNAHTCIPGQCKCCCKPNSNNYCMFSIDDYIDPTDNDVKEPTKEPETNSDFDDLLKKMLVSKKCPDDYLLQNLPNDTNVPTVKTSKVSFLNENNQYNCYETDINGEVIQSQTHCKGNFDTEDSYYGKVCCWYARENIIKKLIKEQKPESILTRIKEKHLCPSDKCTCCCKTLNPANLRRIGNADNCVPGQSKGEPNNSVAVFSDDYIDLTDNDLENNVKEPIKEPEESISFDEILKKMLVSKRYADDYLLKKLSNNKDVNVSGPKTSKVSFLNENNQYNHYETDINGEVIQSLTFEGGDFETKDSYYGKVCCWYARENIIKKLKEEQKPASILTCIKKKHFCSIDKCTCCCKPEELILPENSLHSGKCVAEPVTKKRRILKNTPSFKTKHGIEQNREKEKKTIDIENENKTIDIKVEIIDIDNDENKIIVNDNEKKSTAAEDKNKTMDIKVEIINIEDDNKTIHIEDENKAVDVKDEILAPDTEDATDIESGRKTINIEDDIKTNDIVDKPIDTEDEIGAFLINEVNNNFKKCTDVTNTIKSSALESCSSTTNATHEIQENIPSSFISELNTSSDIPVIQGVVAANLSEISPERLPSEFLPNFRNISLHIDEKKKVHINFHNENCSLSVEELQHLNKILERTQRKVDKIIENSNMFINPIMTFYKIGTDLHKKKRENYLRSFAECLDLDIYANSPSYLNGNNKNEKIKKQTLGSRAGIIDKPVKRTNSNSKRIKSMRGYIPEEIG, encoded by the coding sequence GTTCAACAATTGAAAAAATGTTATCTGCAAGTCCAGTTTGTCCATTGAAGCCTAATCTCGTAGTATATACGACAAGACTTGATGATATGATAGTCTTTAGCAATGACACTTCGAAGACAACCATTGTGGATGCATTACAGAAAATTGAACAAGAAAGCAAACCGACTTTACCAAAGAAACCTAAAATGCAAGTATTTAGAAACAACCGTCTTGCATCGTATTTacatttgaaaaagaaaataattactttaaataaaaataaacatgcaGTTAAGCGTTTCAAAGAAAGAAATATTACCGATGAAATACATGCTGAATCTGTTGCGCTTGGGAATAGTGTTGGCGACTTTACACAAAATAATACGATTTTAAAATCGACGACGTTTAAAACTTCAGAAAACAATCGAAGACTGCCAACATCCGAAGACAAACGAATCGATCCAGTAGTTTGGCCGGTCACGACAAAAGTTGATTACGAGAACACGAGTAACTTATGCATGGTCAAAAAACGTTTTGAAACGGATCTATACATTTTAGACGACGACGGGAATATTATaagacatgaaaaaaaaaagtcacagaAAATGAATATGCAAGAGATAAATTTGGTAGTTAACTATTGTTGCTGGTTTAATAGAGAACAAATCGTAGCCCATCTATCCAAAAGATTAAAGCCTACCACTTTGAGAAGGATAAAGAATGCACACACTTGTATTCCAGGACAATGCAAGTGTTGTTGTAAACCAAACTCGAATAACTATTGCATGTTTTCAATTGATGATTATATTGACCCAACAGATAATGATGTTAAAGAACCAACAAAAGAACCAGAAACGAATTCTGATTTCGATGATCTATTAAAGAAAATGTTGGTATCTAAAAAATGTCCTGATGATTATCTCCTACAAAACCTACCAAACGATACGAACGTTCCAACGGTAAAAACTtctaaagtttcatttttaaatgaaaataaccaATATAATTGCTATGAAACTGACATCAACGGTGAAGTTATACAATCACAAACACACTGTAAAGGAAATTTCGATACAGAAGATTCATATTACGGAAAAGTATGCTGCTGGTATGCACGtgaaaacattataaaaaaactaataaaagaaCAAAAACCTGAGAGTATCTTGACACGCATAAAGGAGAAACATTTGTGTCCTAGCGATAAATGTACATGTTGTTGCAAAACATTAAATCCTGCAAATTTGAGAAGGATAGGCAATGCAGATAATTGTGTTCCGGGACAATCCAAAGGTGAACCAAATAACTCTGTTGCAGTTTTTTCAGATGATTACATTGATTTAACAGATAATGATTTAGAAAACAACGTTAAAGAACCAATAAAAGAACCAGAAGAAAGTATATCCTTCGatgagatattaaaaaaaatgttagtgtCTAAAAGATATGCTGATGACTATCTcctaaaaaaactttcaaacaACAAGGATGTAAACGTTTCAGGACCAAAAACATccaaagtttcatttttaaacgAAAACAACCAATATAATCATTATGAAACTGACATTAATGGTGAGGTAATACAATCACTAACATTCGAAGGAGGAGATTTCGAAACAAAAGATTCATATTATGGAAAAGTATGCTGTTGGTATGCACGTGAAAATatcataaagaaattaaaagaaGAACAAAAACCTGCAAGCATCTTGACATGTATAAAGAAGAAACATTTTTGTTCTATTGATAAATGTACGTGTTGTTGCAAACCAGAAGAACTTATTTTGCCTGAGAACTCTCTACACAGTGGAAAATGCGTTGCGGaacctgtaacaaaaaaaagacgtattttaaaaaatacaccaaGTTTTAAAACTAAGCATGGTATTGAACAAAAtagagaaaaagaaaagaaaaccatcgatattgaaaatgaaaacaaaaccaTTGATATTAAAGTTGAAATCATAGATATTGATAACgacgaaaataaaatcattgttaATGACAACGAAAAAAAATCCACTGCTGCTgaagataaaaacaaaactatggATATTAAAGTTGAAATCATTAATATTGAAGACGACAATAAGACTATTCATATTGAAGATGAAAACAAAGCCGTTGATGTTAAAGATGAAATCTTAGCTCCTGATACTGAAGACGCCACTGATATTGAAAGCGGAAGAAAAACCATTAATATTGAAGATGACATAAAAACCAATGACATAGTAGACAAACCCATTGACACTGAAGACGAAATCGGTGCCTTTTTAATTAATgaggtaaataataatttcaaaaagtGTACAGATGTTACTAATACTATTAAAAGTAGCGCTTTGGAAAGCTGTAGTTCCACTACAAACGCAACTCATGAGATTCAAGAAAATATACCCTCTAGTTTCATTTCAGAATTAAATACATCATCTGACATACCAGTCATACAAGGAGTAGTCGCAGCGAACTTATCGGAAATATCTCCAGAGAGGCTACCCAGTGAATTCCTTCCAAATTTCCGAAATATTTCTTTACACATtgacgagaaaaaaaaagtccacaTAAATTTCCATAATGAAAATTGTAGCCTTTCAGTAGAAGAACTGCaacatttgaataaaattttagaacGTACTCAAAGGAAGGTTGATAAAATCATTGAAAATTCGAATATGTTTATAAACCCTATTATGACTTTTTACAAGATAGGTACTGATTTACATAAGAAAAAAAGGGAAAACTATTTAAGGTCTTTTGCAGAGTGTTTGGATTTAGACATTTATGCTAATTCACCCAGTTACTTAaatggtaataataaaaatgaaaaaattaagaaacagACTTTAGGATCTCGTGCAGGCATCATAGATAAACCTGTGAAAAGAACCAATAGTAATAGTAAACGTATAAAGAGCATGAGAGGATATATTCCTGAAGAAATCGGCTGA
- the LOC101742880 gene encoding uncharacterized protein LOC101742880 isoform X2 encodes METTRNLKQQHGSTIEKMLSASPVCPLKPNLVVYTTRLDDMIVFSNDTSKTTIVDALQKIEQESKPTLPKKPKMQVFRNNRLASYLHLKKKIITLNKNKHAVKRFKERNITDEIHAESVALGNSVGDFTQNNTILKSTTFKTSENNRRLPTSEDKRIDPVVWPVTTKVDYENTSNLCMVKKRFETDLYILDDDGNIIRHEKKKSQKMNMQEINLVVNYCCWFNREQIVAHLSKRLKPTTLRRIKNAHTCIPGQCKCCCKPNSNNYCMFSIDDYIDPTDNDVKEPTKEPETNSDFDDLLKKMLVSKKCPDDYLLQNLPNDTNVPTVKTSKVSFLNENNQYNCYETDINGEVIQSQTHCKGNFDTEDSYYGKVCCWYARENIIKKLIKEQKPESILTRIKEKHLCPSDKCTCCCKTLNPANLRRIGNADNCVPGQSKGEPNNSVAVFSDDYIDLTDNDLENNVKEPIKEPEESISFDEILKKMLVSKRYADDYLLKKLSNNKDVNVSGPKTSKVSFLNENNQYNHYETDINGEVIQSLTFEGGDFETKDSYYGKVCCWYARENIIKKLKEEQKPASILTCIKKKHFCSIDKCTCCCKPEELILPENSLHSGKCVAEPVTKKRRILKNTPSFKTKHGIEQNREKEKKTIDIENENKTIDIKVEIIDIDNDENKIIVNDNEKKSTAAEDKNKTMDIKVEIINIEDDNKTIHIEDENKAVDVKDEILAPDTEDATDIESGRKTINIEDDIKTNDIVDKPIDTEDEIGAFLINEN; translated from the exons GTTCAACAATTGAAAAAATGTTATCTGCAAGTCCAGTTTGTCCATTGAAGCCTAATCTCGTAGTATATACGACAAGACTTGATGATATGATAGTCTTTAGCAATGACACTTCGAAGACAACCATTGTGGATGCATTACAGAAAATTGAACAAGAAAGCAAACCGACTTTACCAAAGAAACCTAAAATGCAAGTATTTAGAAACAACCGTCTTGCATCGTATTTacatttgaaaaagaaaataattactttaaataaaaataaacatgcaGTTAAGCGTTTCAAAGAAAGAAATATTACCGATGAAATACATGCTGAATCTGTTGCGCTTGGGAATAGTGTTGGCGACTTTACACAAAATAATACGATTTTAAAATCGACGACGTTTAAAACTTCAGAAAACAATCGAAGACTGCCAACATCCGAAGACAAACGAATCGATCCAGTAGTTTGGCCGGTCACGACAAAAGTTGATTACGAGAACACGAGTAACTTATGCATGGTCAAAAAACGTTTTGAAACGGATCTATACATTTTAGACGACGACGGGAATATTATaagacatgaaaaaaaaaagtcacagaAAATGAATATGCAAGAGATAAATTTGGTAGTTAACTATTGTTGCTGGTTTAATAGAGAACAAATCGTAGCCCATCTATCCAAAAGATTAAAGCCTACCACTTTGAGAAGGATAAAGAATGCACACACTTGTATTCCAGGACAATGCAAGTGTTGTTGTAAACCAAACTCGAATAACTATTGCATGTTTTCAATTGATGATTATATTGACCCAACAGATAATGATGTTAAAGAACCAACAAAAGAACCAGAAACGAATTCTGATTTCGATGATCTATTAAAGAAAATGTTGGTATCTAAAAAATGTCCTGATGATTATCTCCTACAAAACCTACCAAACGATACGAACGTTCCAACGGTAAAAACTtctaaagtttcatttttaaatgaaaataaccaATATAATTGCTATGAAACTGACATCAACGGTGAAGTTATACAATCACAAACACACTGTAAAGGAAATTTCGATACAGAAGATTCATATTACGGAAAAGTATGCTGCTGGTATGCACGtgaaaacattataaaaaaactaataaaagaaCAAAAACCTGAGAGTATCTTGACACGCATAAAGGAGAAACATTTGTGTCCTAGCGATAAATGTACATGTTGTTGCAAAACATTAAATCCTGCAAATTTGAGAAGGATAGGCAATGCAGATAATTGTGTTCCGGGACAATCCAAAGGTGAACCAAATAACTCTGTTGCAGTTTTTTCAGATGATTACATTGATTTAACAGATAATGATTTAGAAAACAACGTTAAAGAACCAATAAAAGAACCAGAAGAAAGTATATCCTTCGatgagatattaaaaaaaatgttagtgtCTAAAAGATATGCTGATGACTATCTcctaaaaaaactttcaaacaACAAGGATGTAAACGTTTCAGGACCAAAAACATccaaagtttcatttttaaacgAAAACAACCAATATAATCATTATGAAACTGACATTAATGGTGAGGTAATACAATCACTAACATTCGAAGGAGGAGATTTCGAAACAAAAGATTCATATTATGGAAAAGTATGCTGTTGGTATGCACGTGAAAATatcataaagaaattaaaagaaGAACAAAAACCTGCAAGCATCTTGACATGTATAAAGAAGAAACATTTTTGTTCTATTGATAAATGTACGTGTTGTTGCAAACCAGAAGAACTTATTTTGCCTGAGAACTCTCTACACAGTGGAAAATGCGTTGCGGaacctgtaacaaaaaaaagacgtattttaaaaaatacaccaaGTTTTAAAACTAAGCATGGTATTGAACAAAAtagagaaaaagaaaagaaaaccatcgatattgaaaatgaaaacaaaaccaTTGATATTAAAGTTGAAATCATAGATATTGATAACgacgaaaataaaatcattgttaATGACAACGAAAAAAAATCCACTGCTGCTgaagataaaaacaaaactatggATATTAAAGTTGAAATCATTAATATTGAAGACGACAATAAGACTATTCATATTGAAGATGAAAACAAAGCCGTTGATGTTAAAGATGAAATCTTAGCTCCTGATACTGAAGACGCCACTGATATTGAAAGCGGAAGAAAAACCATTAATATTGAAGATGACATAAAAACCAATGACATAGTAGACAAACCCATTGACACTGAAGACGAAATCGGTGCCTTTTTAATTAATgag AATTAA
- the LOC101743023 gene encoding uncharacterized protein LOC101743023, which yields MPPTKNQKDISNVDELDKFKRRMIRSLARSLIHEKKPEDEVWEMMKKETGCGCNMLWQRMRILTLKKLKRLYAADDKIKNVPTVARMTQTDWLLFDLIVVHEKIDFIDKDQMTLPSKDREPLIDLFALVMQFDIENRSGESLAEAWTAAAVLYNSKGHQCSPMLLQKRWYQLKEVTRQLFYNYWFAYRGNSRLLAKAEENKPTKLLREIAQKYPNIITSPFVEWQELIEKRLIILSEEFETKKWMNSPKTLLAPESIQDVEIIEPVIETIELDQDSESETDNKKRDEENVQTDKKIIEVKLEPKESEQEDVIKVETHKLPLAIHSVETETTLLDSENSYSDKNSGKYKNDLQTYDDPPEATVNLSEVTEQRLKLNVNPPEVTEELPDRIEDPPDTSVDFNARNDIEICDKGAPKIVQVFGNVDLSSQILNMNDAIIDIDAQTGEEPYISTAERIDLPGEQEEHGDDNINDESRNIIRIDADDKLKSEEPLKPLKVVDGKSQKFDNVVVSEPKIENDNDLNATGKIVQGLDVLSKPEIHDRLHFDFFENGIELVDDGIEYIEENHTSTVTASIPIKTEADNKPPNCEDEDGTTKFDYKLLMDPVVYTTRVDEMDTLKDKSYQSVKDKSLIQLIIAESKPICKPIENVNKVNLNNTSVREAINDDSLIEQETNAVSGSEDEIDDSFKVKISSYLLKKPRNRSYNPIKLCKNPDFNTRLKRLTVAFLSSPRNRALLKACKPMTIDVMKAFESKLVNGTMFLKDCDQFIPNVRNEDTNHRTLSIAPSTMAIQSLIDNSMTESKSSSPNTTPVACDDTIERNKIINLPDITEVRRINQRLLTAEVPPIRVQTSNTMRVGSEIVPNTEAISKEITSIKVEVNSEVVLVDKPTEKIKKFEDPVIDLPEGTNMFLNNQEQECSFADTRVEAYSQLTCQEMQKTKKKKKDTAVSKSWRPVTSSRVSWLKNYVKTDYESLLTLDTLNKMLIVMNEGEFFNKYSTTNNVKINKKQNNEKGADNPKAISNSREMPWKPKFCCWARYRIDSMLNNKTRRNNRHHCEKDDCICCCKSALNLLIEDAIRAAEHDKLKKTVYDIGGAVKKSQESIPNKKIITRIIPRDEQNHKTPIKDIQAADPDHGDIETINSAEKEIQSIVPAQEEIKSINTDQNNPNKQNKPTSVALLSEHNYSTTDESTPNLIDDKGSYVHKQPDNCFKIVLQTHNEETVRKPKSSLKTLVIEPIINNMPNESQKPMLMASVGSQQTSDKQKNANEKPCLIVKDNIKLPPAASAKKFNTLKKYGKCTIDPKRHVSNRKFLLNIPNGKAIKLGQKTIMVTNIKLPIESKSYNSTCQEKSEQESGNDGPAQTLPEGVQLVLLPNGELIASVEPGTVVDAKQISSIPIIMESIQKQLIDIGICPTTSNTASTSTASSKNTSDATINVSDQSSEVLEETVILNREEPQIDKTDDNILTTDSIIGPLPGIDRGVESYVTSDANDSCKELEKRAESSNLNTSVGNSQNVDVPAPKPERSSLLSDLMEMSGISTEDTISASEPISDSTQHAVPPLSAINTIPDLVPHVSETPLFVTDPADYSPVTSYVELKYAVQNNASFFSYNCSTGVILPINVSLGKNPLKATKEIIDLTDENDDSITDAIHKPADSITKYQLVQDSKFKSLKLIKPLVQYRSKRQRLIPKKNVFKQNILYNRLKQQELNDEPAKIDLVDSDYSMEEEYLEDSDNDEEQNVTTSEATDSSDDEPLSKKVKLNKSCSSVPVYMDEKTTKNHQIDVSTNIVSDTKEAVSCLSEEVTKNIEVSDNVDPAPEFFTSDCSDDEICILGV from the exons ATGCCGCCTACAAAAAATCAAAAAG ATATCTCGAACGTCGATGAACTAGACAAGTTCAAACGTCGGATGATTCGGTCGTTGGCTCGGTCCTTGATACACGAGAAGAAACCAGAAGATGAAGTCTGGGAAATGATGAAGAAGGAGACAGGTTgcggatgtaatatgctctg GCAGCGCATGAGAATATTAACCTTAAAGAAGCTGAAGAGACTCTACGCGGCAGATGATAAGATTAAAAACGTGCCGACCGTGGCGCGGATGACCCAGACCGACTGGCTGCTCTTCGACTTGATTGTCGTTCATGAGAAAATAGACTTCATTGATAAA GATCAAATGACGTTACCCAGTAAGGATCGCGAGCCCCTGATTGACCTCTTCGCACTGGTGATGCAGTTCGACATAGAAAATCGATCAGGAGAGAGTCTGGCGGAGGCCTGGACCGCGGCCGCCGTGCTCTACAACTCGAA AGGTCACCAGTGCTCACCGATGCTATTACAGAAACGTTGGTATCAGCTAAAGGAGGTGACCCGGCAGCTGTTTTATAACTACTGGTTCGCCTACCGCGGGAACTCTCGTCTCTTGGCGAAGGCAGAGGAAAATAAGCCGACCAAGTTATTGAGagaaatagcacagaa ATATCCGAACATAATAACGAGTCCGTTCGTGGAGTGGCAGGAATTAATCGAGAAACGATTGATTATACTATCCGAGGAGTTT GAAACGAAGAAATGGATGAATAGTCCAAAGACTCTATTGGCACCAG AATCGATACAAGATGTAGAGATCATTGAGCCTGTCATAGAAACCATAGAACTGGACCAAGATTCAGAGAGTGAAACAGATAATAAAAAACGCGACGAAGAAAACGTGCAAactgacaaaaaaataattgaagtaAAGCTAGAACCTAAAGAATCTGAACAGGAAGATGTGATTAAAGTAGAAACTCACAAATTACCATTAGCCATACATAGTGTAGAGACGGAGACTACATTATTAGATAGTGAAAATTCCTATTCAGATAAGAATTCTGGGAAGTATAAAAATGATTTACAAACTTATGATGATCCTCCTGAAGCTACTGTGAATCTCTCTGAAGTAACTGAACAGCGtttgaaattaaatgtaaacCCTCCAGAAGTTACTGAAGAACTTCCTGATAGAATTGAAGACCCTCCAGATACAAGTGTTGATTTTAATGCCCGAAACGACATTGAAATCTGTGATAAAGGAGCACCAAAAATTGTACAAGTCTTTGGTAACGTCGATTTGTCTAGTCAAATTCTGAACATGAATGATGCCATAATAGACATCGACGCACAAACGGGTGAAGAACCTTATATTAGTACTGCAGAACGTATTGATTTGCCAGGAGAGCAAGAAGAGCACGGTGACGATAATATCAATGACGAAAGTCGAAACATAATCAGAATAGATGCTGACGATAAACTTAAAAGCGAAGAACCTCTAAAACCATTGAAAGTAGTTGATGGAAAATCCCAAAAATTTGATAATGTTGTAGTTTCTGAACCGAAAATTGAAAATGATAATGATTTGAACGCTACAGGAAAAATCGTACAAGGTTTGGATGTATTATCGAAACCTGAAATACATGACAGAttgcattttgatttttttgaaaACGGAATCGAACTTGTTGACGACGGAATAGAGTATATTGAAGAAAATCACACAAGCACTG TTACTGCATCCATTCCAATCAAGACCGAGGCTGATAATAAACCACCTAATTGTGAAGATGAAGATGGTACAACAAAATTCGATTACAAACTATTAATGGACCCCGTCGTCTATACAACAAGGGTAGATGAAATGGACACATTAAAGGACAAATCTTACCAATCCGTGAAGgacaaaagtttaatacaattgATTATCGCAGAAAGCAAACCTATTTGTAAACCGAtagaaaatgttaataaagttaacttaaataatACATCTGTACGGGAAGCAATAAATGACGATTCATTAATCGAACAGGAAACGAACGCAGTCAGCGGAAGCGAAGATGAAATAGATGATAGTTTCAAAGTAAAAATATCaagctatttattaaaaaaacctcGAAATCGTTCCTATAACCCCATAAAACTATGCAAGAATCCGGATTTTAATACGCGATTGAAAAGATTAACCGTTGCCTTCTTAAGTTCGCCTCGTAACAGAGCACTGCTCAAAGCTTGTAAACCGATGACCATTGATGTAATGAAGGCGTTCGAATCTAAACTCGTCAATGGTACAATGTTTTTGAAAGATTGCGATCAATTCATACCTAATGTCAGAAACGAGGATACCAATCACAGAACACTTTCAATAGCACCATCGACAATGGCCATCCAGAGCTTAATAGATAATTCAATGACGGAATCTAAAAGTTCATCCCCAAATACTACTCCAGTAGCTTGCGATGATACAATCGagagaaacaaaataataaatctacCAGATATAACAGAGGTTCGTCGTATAAATCAGCGATTGCTCACAGCCGAAGTTCCTCCCATAAGAGTACAAACTTCCAATACTATGCGTGTTGGTTCTGAGATTGTTCCGAACACGGAAGCAATATCTAAAGAAATTACTTCAATTAAAGTTGAGGTTAACTCAGAGGTTGTTTTGGTTGACAAACCAACcgaaaaaattaagaaattcgAAGATCCTGTAATTGATCTACCCGAAGGGACAAACATGTTTCTTAATAATCAAGAACAAGAGTGCTCTTTTGCTGATACTCGGGTCGAAGCTTATTCACAATTGACGTGCCAAGAAATGCagaagacgaaaaaaaaaaaaaaagacactgcAGTATCAAAGTCTTGGAGGCCCGTGACAAGTTCAAGAGTGAGTTGGCTGAAAAACTATGTTAAAACAGATTATGAGTCTTTATTGACGTTGGATACCCTTAACAAAATGTTAATTGTGATGAACGAAGGCGAATTTTTTAATAAGTACTCTACGACTAAtaatgtgaaaataaataaaaaacaaaacaatgaaaaGGGCGCGGATAATCCGAAAGCTATTTCAAATTCCCGCGAAATGCCTTGGAAGCCCAAATTCTGTTGTTGGGCTCGATATCGCATTGATTCCATGTTGAACAATAAAACAAGGCGTAATAACAGGCACCATTGTGAGAAAGACGACTGCATTTGCTGTTGCAAGAGCGCTCTTAACTTATTAATAGAAGATGCAATAAGGGCAGCCGAACACGATAAACTTAAGAAAACTGTTTACGATATCGGTGGCGctgtaaaaaaatcacaagaatcaattccaaacaaaaaaattatcacaAGAATAATTCCCAGGGATGAACAAAACCACAAAACACCCATAAAAGACATCCAAGCTGCTGATCCTGATCACGGAGATATTGAAACTATTAATTCTGCCGAAAAAGAAATCCAAAGTATTGTTCCAGCTCAAGAAGAAATTAAATCTATTAATACCGACCAGAATAATCCAAACAAACAGAATAAACCAACATCTGTTGCACTATTGAGCGAGCACAATTATTCCACCACAGACGAATCTACTCCTAACCTTATCGACGACAAGGGTTCTTATGTTCATAAACAACCTGACAATTGTTTTAAAATCGTTCTACAAACTCATAACGAAGAGACAGTGAGAAAACCGAAATCCAGTTTGAAAACTCTGGTAATTGAACCAATCATCAATAATATGCCCAATGAGTCTCAAAAGCCTATGTTGATGGCGTCGGTTGGCTCTCAACAAACTTCAGATAAACAGAAAAATGCTAATGAAAAACCCTGTTTAATTGTAAAAGATAATATAAAGTTACCGCCAGCGGCTAGTGcgaaaaaatttaatactttaaaaaaatacggtaAATGTACAATTGATCCCAAAAGACATGTTTCGAATCGCAAATTTCTTCTGAATATTCCTAATGGTAAAGCCATTAAGCTTGGTCAGAAAACTATTATGgttacaaatattaaattaccgATAGAAAGTAAAAGTTACAATTCTACTTGTCAAGAAAAATCTGAACAAGAATCAGGAAATGATGGTCCTGCCCAGACATTGCCCGAGGGTGTACAACTTGTTTTATTACCAAATGGTGAATTAATAGCGTCTGTTGAACCAGGCACCGTAGTAGATGCAAAACAAATATCATCGATACCCATTATCATGGAGTCAATACAAAAGCAACTTATCGATATTGGGATCTGTCCCACTACATCAAACACCGCATCCACATCTACTGCAAGTAGTAAAAATACCAGTGACGCAACTATAAATGTATCGGATCAATCTTCGGAAGTATTAGAAGAGACTGTCATTTTAAACAGAGAAGAGCCTCAAATCGATAAAACAGACGATAACATTCTTACTACCGATAGTATTATCGGGCCTCTTCCTGGCATTGATAGAGGTGTTGAATCCTATGTTACATCTGATGCGAATGATTCCTGTAAGGAACTCGAAAAACGCGCAGAATCTTCAAATTTAAACACCAGTGTTGGCAATAGTCAAAATGTTGATGTTCCCGCTCCAAAACCAGAAAGAAGTTCGTTATTATCAGATTTAATGGAAATGTCTGGCATTTCCACAGAAGACACGATATCTGCATCTGAACCTATATCGGATTCAACACAACACGCAGTACCACCGCTCTCAGCTATAAATACGATCCCGGATTTAGTGCCTCACGTTTCAGAAACACCATTGTTTGTAACTGATCCAGCTGATTACAGTCCAGTCACATCATACGTTGAATTAAAATATGCTGTTCAAAATAATGCTTCATTCTTTTCATATAATTGTAGTACTGGTGTTATATTACCAATAAATGTTAGCTTAGGAAAAAATCCACTCAAAGCAACAAAAGAAATCATTGACTTAACAGACGAGAATGATGATAGTATAACAGATGCAATCCATAAGCCCGCTGATAGTATTACAAAATATCAACTGGTTCAAGatagtaaatttaaatcattgaaaCTAATAAAACCATTGGTTCAATACAGATCGAAAAGACAACGATTAATtcctaaaaaaaatgtatttaagcaaaatatactatataatagATTAAAACAGCAGGAGTTAAACGATGAACCTGCAAAAATAGATTTAGTAGATTCTGACTATTCGATGGAAGAAGAATATCTTGAAGATAGTGATAATGATGAAGAACAAAATGTTACTACTTCGGAAGCTACTGATTCGTCTGATGATGAGCCTCTgagtaaaaaagtaaaattgaataaatcatGCAGTAGTGTTCCAGTATACATGGAtgaaaaaacaactaaaaatcACCAGATCGACGTATCGACTAATATTGTATCAGATACAAAAGAAGCAGTCTCTTGTTTATCTGAAGAAGTTACCAAAAATATAGAAGTTAGTGATAATGTTGACCCAGCTCCTGAATTCTTCACATCTGATTGTAGTGATGatgaaatttgtattttagGAGTCTAA